The following coding sequences are from one Virgibacillus necropolis window:
- a CDS encoding NAD(P)-binding protein: MTLTPLMIDLGGKKVVIVGGGRVAERRVQNLLESGALLTVISPEIEEKIHSLWEKGLLNWRQKYFEAEDLDNAFLIIVATNNSVVNQSVVQATPPNSLLSVASDANQGNVQFPAHFKQGKLSVSISTNGASPLLSAKIKKHLHTIYDENYGDYVDFLYESRQLIKHSALAKKEQKLLLKDLLREDFLNKDKQRKKLVCLKGDILK, from the coding sequence ATGACATTAACACCTCTTATGATTGATTTAGGTGGAAAAAAAGTCGTTATTGTTGGTGGGGGTCGTGTTGCAGAGCGTAGAGTCCAAAACCTATTGGAGAGTGGCGCTTTGCTAACCGTAATTAGTCCGGAAATTGAAGAAAAAATTCACTCACTATGGGAAAAAGGACTATTAAACTGGCGGCAAAAGTATTTTGAAGCTGAAGATCTTGATAATGCTTTTCTGATTATTGTGGCTACCAATAATTCGGTGGTGAATCAATCTGTCGTTCAGGCCACACCTCCTAATTCCTTACTAAGCGTAGCATCGGATGCTAACCAAGGAAACGTACAATTTCCTGCCCATTTTAAGCAAGGGAAATTATCGGTGAGTATATCGACTAATGGTGCAAGTCCGTTGCTTTCGGCCAAAATAAAAAAGCATCTTCATACTATTTACGATGAGAACTATGGGGACTATGTAGATTTTTTGTATGAGAGTCGACAATTAATTAAACATTCAGCCCTTGCTAAAAAGGAACAAAAGCTCTTATTAAAGGATCTTTTACGTGAAGACTTTCTAAACAAGGATAAACAAAGAAAAAAACTCGTTTGTCTGAAGGGGGACATACTCAAGTGA
- the cobA gene encoding uroporphyrinogen-III C-methyltransferase — MGKVYLVGAGPGDADLITVKGLKTIQQSDVILYDRLINEELLSHAPERTELIYCGKSPNQHSLTQDRINNLLCKFAKQGKVVTRLKGGDPFIFGRGGEEAEVLGENGIPFEIVPGITSGSAAPAYAGIPLTHRDYSSSVTFVSGVSKSGEDTGKYWKHLAQGIDTLCIYMGVKNLPDICKRLILHGRDPNTPIALVHYGTTSMQQTVTGTLENIVDKSRTIKNPAMIIIGEVVQLREQIQWFEKISIEREVPAHAVVG; from the coding sequence ATGGGAAAGGTTTATTTGGTGGGCGCTGGCCCTGGTGACGCAGACTTGATTACGGTTAAAGGTTTGAAAACTATTCAACAGTCAGATGTTATTTTATATGATCGTTTAATCAATGAAGAATTACTCAGTCATGCACCAGAGAGGACGGAATTAATTTATTGTGGAAAGAGTCCCAATCAGCATTCACTTACGCAAGATAGGATAAACAACTTACTCTGTAAATTTGCAAAGCAAGGAAAAGTTGTCACAAGACTGAAAGGCGGAGACCCATTTATTTTTGGAAGAGGCGGAGAAGAAGCAGAAGTTTTAGGGGAAAACGGGATTCCTTTTGAAATTGTTCCAGGTATTACTTCTGGTTCTGCCGCTCCTGCCTATGCAGGTATTCCATTAACTCATCGGGATTACAGCTCTTCGGTAACTTTTGTCTCGGGAGTAAGCAAAAGCGGTGAAGACACAGGAAAATACTGGAAACATCTTGCTCAAGGGATAGATACACTTTGTATTTATATGGGGGTTAAAAATCTTCCCGATATTTGTAAAAGGCTTATCCTACATGGTCGTGATCCTAATACCCCAATCGCATTGGTGCATTATGGTACGACTTCAATGCAACAAACTGTGACAGGAACATTGGAGAACATTGTAGATAAATCCAGAACAATAAAGAACCCAGCAATGATTATTATCGGTGAAGTTGTTCAACTAAGGGAACAGATACAGTGGTTTGAAAAAATTTCTATTGAAAGAGAGGTTCCTGCTCATGCTGTTGTTGGATGA
- a CDS encoding sirohydrochlorin chelatase: MQGVLYVSHGSRISEATSEAVTCITSVQQQVEVPLQEICFLELAEPDVEQGIDNLVNQGASRISIVPVLLLSAGHYYKDIPEEVNQAKLKYPSITFTYGRPLGVQDRFINILAQRIEETTISVKPDAKILLVGRGSRNPQTKIDIENVGGKLQRKTNVTRVDVCFLAACDPSFEQAIQSSLKEEHSQIFIVPYLWFTGVLLRSIEKEISELTNSNKNVVLCRQLGDHPIIKRALKERVYESFKKGVQK, from the coding sequence ATGCAAGGAGTTCTATATGTTAGTCACGGCAGTCGAATTTCCGAAGCAACATCCGAAGCAGTTACATGTATCACCTCCGTGCAGCAACAGGTTGAGGTTCCGCTTCAGGAAATTTGTTTTTTGGAGCTTGCTGAACCAGATGTCGAGCAAGGAATTGATAATTTGGTAAATCAAGGTGCTTCGAGGATTTCTATAGTACCTGTCCTGCTATTAAGCGCTGGGCATTACTATAAGGATATACCAGAAGAGGTAAATCAGGCAAAATTGAAATATCCTTCCATTACATTTACTTATGGTCGTCCACTTGGCGTGCAGGATCGCTTCATAAACATTTTGGCACAACGAATAGAAGAGACAACTATATCAGTCAAACCTGATGCGAAGATCCTGCTCGTTGGGCGTGGCAGCCGTAATCCACAAACTAAAATAGATATAGAAAATGTTGGGGGAAAGTTGCAGAGAAAAACGAACGTTACCCGTGTTGATGTTTGTTTTTTAGCTGCTTGTGATCCTTCTTTTGAGCAGGCGATTCAGTCTTCTTTAAAAGAAGAACATTCACAAATTTTCATTGTTCCCTATTTATGGTTTACTGGGGTGCTCTTGCGTTCTATAGAGAAAGAAATAAGTGAGTTAACTAACTCAAATAAGAATGTTGTTTTATGTAGGCAACTCGGCGATCATCCTATCATTAAAAGGGCACTGAAAGAACGCGTTTATGAATCTTTTAAAAAGGGTGTCCAAAAATGA
- the cysI gene encoding assimilatory sulfite reductase (NADPH) hemoprotein subunit has protein sequence MVENSNPKQPGPPSDLERIKKDSNYLRGSIAEGLKDQISGSISDDDNKLLKFHGSYQQDDRDLRNERRRQKLEPAYQFMLRARVPGGVATPEQWLVMDDLSQKHGNGTLKLTTRQTFQLHGILKWNLKKTMQEINDSLLDTLAACGDVNRNVMCNVNPYQSEIHSDVYEWATKLSSYLLPKTNAYHEIWLDKEKVVDSRQPEEIEPMYGSLYLPRKFKIGIAVPPSNDVDIFSQDLGFIAILEEGKLQGFNVAVGGGMGMTHGDTNTYPQVSRVVGFCPADKIIEVAEKVITIQRDYGNRSERKNARFKYTIDARGLDWFKNELNERLGWNLEEAQPYHFEHNGDRYGWVKGNGQWHLNLFIQNGRVKDFEDYPLMTGLREIAKIHTGEFRLTANQNLIIANITSQKKQKIVELVEKYGLTEGKHVSALRKNSMACVAFPTCGLAMAESERYLPSLIDKIEVILDEVGLYEEEIVIRMSGCPNGCSRPGLAEIAFIGKAPGKYNMYLGGSFSGERLNKLHRENIGEEEILATLRSILVQYAKERQEDEHFGDYVIRAGYVEEVRSGLDFHAAELSRS, from the coding sequence ATGGTTGAAAATAGTAATCCCAAGCAACCTGGACCGCCAAGCGATCTTGAGCGTATAAAGAAAGACAGTAATTATCTGCGAGGGTCAATTGCGGAAGGTCTTAAGGACCAGATTAGCGGAAGCATTTCTGATGATGATAATAAGTTGTTAAAGTTCCATGGAAGCTACCAACAGGATGACAGAGATTTACGAAATGAGCGGCGGCGACAAAAGCTTGAGCCTGCATACCAATTTATGTTGCGTGCACGTGTTCCGGGTGGTGTCGCAACACCGGAACAATGGTTAGTCATGGACGATCTTTCTCAAAAGCATGGAAATGGGACGCTAAAATTAACGACTAGGCAGACGTTCCAACTGCACGGAATTCTAAAGTGGAATTTAAAGAAAACGATGCAGGAAATTAACGATTCACTTCTAGATACATTGGCCGCATGTGGTGATGTAAACAGAAATGTGATGTGCAATGTGAATCCCTATCAATCAGAAATTCATTCTGATGTTTACGAGTGGGCAACAAAACTTAGTAGTTATCTATTACCAAAAACGAACGCCTATCATGAGATTTGGCTTGATAAAGAAAAGGTCGTTGACAGTCGCCAGCCAGAAGAAATTGAACCTATGTATGGATCTCTTTATTTGCCTAGAAAGTTTAAAATCGGCATAGCGGTTCCGCCTTCAAACGATGTGGATATCTTTTCCCAGGATTTAGGTTTCATCGCAATTTTGGAAGAAGGGAAGCTACAAGGATTCAATGTTGCAGTAGGTGGAGGCATGGGGATGACTCATGGTGATACCAACACATATCCACAGGTATCAAGGGTCGTTGGCTTCTGTCCTGCAGATAAAATCATCGAGGTTGCGGAAAAGGTCATCACAATTCAGCGAGATTACGGGAATCGATCCGAAAGAAAAAATGCCCGATTTAAGTATACAATCGATGCCAGAGGGCTTGATTGGTTTAAAAATGAACTAAACGAAAGATTAGGATGGAATCTTGAAGAAGCGCAACCTTATCATTTCGAGCATAACGGTGATCGTTATGGTTGGGTAAAGGGTAACGGGCAGTGGCATCTGAATTTATTTATTCAAAACGGTCGAGTCAAAGACTTTGAAGACTATCCACTTATGACAGGCCTGAGAGAAATTGCTAAAATCCATACGGGAGAATTCCGGCTTACCGCTAACCAGAATTTGATAATCGCTAATATAACTAGTCAAAAGAAGCAAAAAATTGTTGAATTGGTCGAAAAATACGGACTCACTGAAGGTAAACATGTATCTGCGCTGCGAAAAAATTCCATGGCTTGTGTAGCCTTTCCGACTTGTGGGCTTGCTATGGCTGAATCGGAACGTTATCTTCCATCTCTAATAGATAAAATCGAGGTGATCTTGGATGAAGTTGGCCTATATGAAGAAGAAATCGTTATTCGTATGTCAGGATGTCCTAATGGATGTTCGCGTCCAGGGCTTGCAGAAATTGCCTTTATTGGAAAAGCACCAGGAAAATACAATATGTATCTAGGGGGAAGTTTCTCCGGAGAGCGCTTAAACAAACTTCACCGTGAGAATATAGGAGAAGAAGAGATTTTAGCGACCCTTCGTTCAATCCTGGTTCAGTATGCGAAAGAACGACAGGAAGATGAACACTTCGGTGACTACGTAATCCGTGCTGGTTATGTTGAAGAGGTTCGTTCAGGACTAGACTTTCATGCAGCTGAATTGAGTAGAAGCTAA
- a CDS encoding bifunctional homocysteine S-methyltransferase/methylenetetrahydrofolate reductase, giving the protein MDLLKTLKERILIGDGAMGTLLYSYGVDRCFEELNLTHEVQIAHVHQAYIDAGADLIQTNTYGANYIKLARYGLEDQVKKINTAAINIAKQVASDHTFVLGTIGGIHGTQTSLGTKEEIKRSFREQLYCLLLGNVDGLILETYYNLDELTTVLEIAREETNLPIIANVSMHEAGILENGIHLSDALQRLEDTGADIVGINCRLGPHHMVESLKNVPLSRNSFLASYPNASLPAYHDGKLIYENEPDYFENCARDFRNEGVRLIGGCCGTTPEHIHALARGVKGLKPLTEKKIIKRPSSIKVKENQVRTETPLLDIVKKRHTVIVELDAPKHLDTTEYMEGVRALKEVGVDAITLADNSLATPRISNLAIATKIKREIGLRPLVHLTCRDRNLIGLQSHLMGLHTLDINEILAITGDPTKIGDFPGATSVFDVTSFDLIKLIKQSNDGLSFSGKSLRQATSFHVGAAFNPNVARLDKAVERLEKKIACGTDYFLTQPIYSPEKIIDLAVATKHIDTPIFVGIMPLTSTKNAEFLHNEVPGIKLTESIRAKMRSASADKEQSVEQGITIAKGLIDVALENFHGIYLITPFMRYDISIRLVEYIQKKVQSKRLGEVLSTARL; this is encoded by the coding sequence ATGGATTTATTAAAAACATTGAAAGAGCGCATCCTGATTGGTGATGGTGCGATGGGGACTCTACTATATTCTTACGGAGTAGATCGCTGTTTTGAAGAATTGAACCTGACACATGAAGTGCAAATAGCACATGTTCATCAAGCCTATATCGATGCTGGAGCTGATTTAATCCAGACAAATACTTATGGGGCAAATTATATCAAGCTTGCTAGGTATGGATTGGAAGATCAGGTTAAAAAAATAAATACCGCAGCAATTAATATAGCCAAACAAGTAGCTAGTGATCATACATTTGTCCTTGGAACAATAGGAGGAATCCATGGAACGCAAACATCGCTAGGAACAAAAGAGGAAATAAAAAGAAGCTTCAGGGAACAATTGTATTGCCTGCTTCTAGGAAATGTCGATGGACTGATATTGGAAACCTATTACAACCTAGATGAATTAACAACAGTCTTAGAAATTGCTCGGGAAGAAACAAATCTGCCGATAATTGCCAATGTGTCCATGCATGAGGCCGGTATTCTTGAAAATGGAATCCATTTATCTGATGCATTACAAAGATTAGAGGATACAGGTGCCGATATTGTCGGAATCAATTGCCGGTTGGGCCCGCACCATATGGTGGAGTCATTAAAGAACGTTCCATTATCCAGAAACTCCTTTCTGGCATCCTATCCAAATGCTAGTTTGCCAGCTTATCATGATGGCAAGCTAATCTATGAAAACGAGCCAGATTACTTCGAAAACTGTGCACGTGATTTTCGTAATGAAGGCGTTCGATTAATCGGGGGATGTTGTGGAACCACACCTGAACACATACATGCATTAGCACGCGGTGTAAAAGGATTAAAACCTTTAACGGAAAAGAAAATTATCAAAAGACCCTCATCAATCAAAGTTAAAGAGAACCAAGTCCGTACTGAAACACCCCTACTAGATATTGTAAAAAAACGACACACCGTTATTGTTGAGCTTGATGCACCAAAGCACTTAGATACAACTGAATATATGGAAGGTGTAAGGGCATTAAAAGAAGTGGGTGTTGATGCGATTACATTGGCTGATAATTCACTAGCAACACCAAGAATAAGTAACCTAGCAATTGCTACAAAAATAAAGCGAGAAATTGGCCTTAGACCACTTGTTCATTTAACATGTCGAGATCGGAATTTAATTGGACTGCAATCCCATTTGATGGGACTGCACACACTAGATATCAACGAAATCCTGGCAATCACGGGTGATCCGACTAAAATAGGCGATTTTCCTGGTGCCACTTCCGTTTTTGATGTCACTTCCTTTGATTTAATTAAATTAATCAAACAATCCAATGATGGTCTTTCCTTTTCCGGAAAGTCATTAAGACAGGCAACCTCCTTTCATGTGGGTGCTGCTTTTAATCCAAATGTTGCAAGGCTTGATAAAGCGGTGGAACGATTAGAGAAGAAAATCGCTTGTGGTACAGACTACTTTCTAACACAGCCCATATACAGCCCGGAAAAAATCATTGACTTAGCTGTAGCAACTAAACATATTGATACACCTATCTTTGTTGGAATTATGCCGCTAACTTCAACGAAAAACGCAGAGTTTCTGCATAACGAAGTGCCAGGTATCAAGCTAACTGAAAGCATACGGGCAAAAATGCGGTCAGCAAGCGCGGATAAAGAGCAATCGGTCGAGCAAGGTATTACAATCGCAAAGGGATTAATCGACGTTGCTTTGGAAAACTTCCACGGCATATATTTAATTACACCGTTCATGCGTTATGACATCTCCATTCGGCTTGTGGAGTATATTCAGAAAAAAGTACAATCAAAACGCCTTGGGGAGGTGTTGTCTACTGCCCGTTTGTAA
- the metC gene encoding cystathionine beta-lyase — translation MGFNKDQLETKLIHASSNVDIEQKTGAVNVPIYLSSTFHQESFDHFGPFDYSRSGNPTRQALEQTIAELEGGVRGLAFASGMAAISSAFMLLSAGDHVLVSEDVYGGTYRFITEVLTKYEIDHTFVNMTDLNETASAIQPNTKVIYMETPSNPCLNITDIEGVVKVAKANHCLTFLDNTFMTPLYQKPLELGVDIVLHSATKFLSGHSDVIAGLAVTRNAELGDELAFIQNSFGSILGAQDSYTLIQGIKTLGARLKQSSESAEKVATYLHDHPLIEEVFYPGLTFHPGHSIHARQSKGSGAVLSFRLPNKAAAKAFVEQIRLPIFAVSLGGVESILSYPATMSHAAMPKQEREKRGITDGLLRLSVGLEHVEDLIADLDQALKIPHHQMELV, via the coding sequence ATGGGCTTTAACAAAGATCAATTGGAAACAAAATTAATTCATGCATCATCAAATGTTGACATTGAACAGAAAACAGGTGCAGTAAACGTCCCTATTTATTTATCATCCACCTTTCACCAAGAAAGCTTTGATCATTTTGGCCCATTCGATTATAGTCGATCGGGAAATCCGACAAGGCAAGCATTGGAACAAACAATTGCTGAATTAGAAGGTGGTGTAAGAGGGTTAGCATTTGCTTCTGGAATGGCAGCTATTTCTTCTGCTTTTATGTTGCTTTCTGCTGGTGACCATGTGCTAGTTTCTGAGGATGTATACGGCGGTACGTATCGTTTTATAACAGAAGTGTTAACTAAATACGAGATAGACCACACATTTGTAAATATGACAGATCTTAATGAAACCGCTAGTGCTATCCAACCAAATACGAAGGTAATATACATGGAAACACCATCTAACCCGTGTTTAAACATTACAGATATTGAAGGTGTCGTAAAGGTTGCTAAAGCTAATCATTGCTTAACCTTTCTCGACAACACTTTTATGACTCCACTCTATCAGAAACCGCTTGAACTAGGTGTAGATATCGTGCTCCATAGTGCCACTAAATTCTTATCAGGTCATAGCGACGTTATTGCTGGTTTAGCAGTGACAAGGAACGCGGAACTTGGCGATGAGTTAGCATTTATTCAGAACTCTTTTGGATCTATTTTAGGTGCGCAGGATTCCTACACCCTTATCCAAGGGATCAAAACGTTAGGTGCCCGTTTAAAACAGTCATCCGAATCTGCAGAAAAAGTAGCTACTTATTTACATGATCATCCGTTAATTGAAGAAGTCTTTTACCCTGGTTTAACTTTCCATCCAGGGCATTCAATCCATGCCAGACAGTCTAAAGGGTCAGGAGCTGTTCTTTCTTTCCGTTTACCAAATAAAGCAGCTGCTAAAGCATTCGTCGAACAAATTCGACTACCTATATTCGCCGTAAGCCTTGGAGGGGTTGAATCGATTCTTTCTTATCCAGCAACAATGTCTCACGCTGCAATGCCAAAGCAGGAAAGAGAGAAAAGAGGCATTACGGATGGATTGTTAAGACTTTCTGTTGGCCTGGAACATGTAGAAGATTTAATTGCAGATCTAGATCAAGCATTAAAAATACCTCACCACCAAATGGAGTTGGTTTAG
- a CDS encoding phosphoadenylyl-sulfate reductase, translating into MNNDSITYNDFPGDPFKEWNPADATKGASRILKWAYESYKDSVVYACSFGAEGIVLIDLISKVKKDAEIVFLDTEIHFQETYELIDKIKEKYPELQIHLKKPELTLEEQAGEYGSALWKRRPDQCCYIRKIKPLEEALSGFPAWISGLRREQSETRKDSDFVNKDERFKSIKVCPLIYWTLDDVWNYIQVNNLPYNELHDQGYPSIGCIPCTSSVKDSDDTRAGRWAGVNKTECGLHTAR; encoded by the coding sequence ATGAATAATGATTCGATTACATACAATGATTTTCCCGGTGATCCTTTTAAGGAATGGAATCCAGCTGACGCGACAAAAGGAGCTTCTAGAATTCTGAAATGGGCTTATGAATCATATAAGGATTCTGTCGTTTATGCATGTAGCTTTGGTGCGGAAGGAATTGTATTAATTGATTTAATTTCCAAGGTGAAAAAGGATGCAGAAATTGTTTTTCTTGACACGGAGATTCATTTTCAGGAAACATATGAACTTATTGACAAAATAAAGGAAAAATACCCTGAACTTCAGATTCATTTAAAAAAACCTGAATTAACGTTGGAGGAGCAGGCTGGTGAATACGGTTCTGCCTTATGGAAACGCCGACCTGACCAATGTTGTTACATTCGAAAAATAAAGCCCCTTGAAGAAGCGTTAAGTGGTTTTCCTGCTTGGATCTCTGGCCTGCGAAGGGAACAGTCCGAAACACGGAAGGATTCTGATTTTGTCAATAAAGATGAACGATTTAAATCCATCAAAGTTTGCCCGTTAATCTATTGGACTTTGGATGATGTCTGGAATTATATCCAAGTAAACAACTTGCCATACAATGAATTGCATGATCAGGGCTACCCAAGTATAGGCTGTATACCATGTACTTCTTCAGTGAAGGATTCTGATGACACGCGTGCTGGTAGGTGGGCCGGGGTTAATAAAACAGAGTGCGGTCTTCACACTGCTAGGTAG
- a CDS encoding assimilatory sulfite reductase (NADPH) flavoprotein subunit, producing the protein MQLQVTNSPFNQEQVESLNRLLPTLTESQKIWLSGYLSAPHATESSILAGSPVRDAPEAELSPNKVAQITSREVRILFGSDTGNGQALAEEMFQKLEERDFKVSLSSFDDFKPKDLKKVQDLLIVTSTHGEGDPPDNALSFHEFLHSKRAPKLEDVRFSVLSLGDQSYEFFCQTGKDFDKRLEELGGERLYPRIDCDVDFDEPAADWVEGVLGTLHVSQEVDDTVENLGQVDSSLLTTKDPVYSRSNPFKAEVLENLNLNGRGSNKETRHLELSLEGSNLAFEPGDSLGIFPKNDPSLVDKLIEQIGWNPEDSVPINKQGEQRTLRDALLFNFEITRLTKPLLEQAAQLFTNDGLKKLVKPGQEEELKSYIDGRDLLDLVQDFQPQGVSPSEFIQALRKIPARLYSITSSFKANPDEVHLTIGTVRYHAHGRDRKGVCSGECGERVEPGEFLPVYIQHNRNFKFPTDSKTPVIMIGPGTGVAPFRSFLEDREESGMEGKTWLFYGDQHFSTDFLYQIEWQKWLKEGVLSRMDVAFSRDRPEKVYVQHRMLERSKDLFQWLKDGASVYVCGDEKRMANDVHTTLLTIIKQEGNMSHEEAEVYLSEMRQQKRYQRDIY; encoded by the coding sequence TTGCAGTTACAGGTAACGAATAGCCCTTTTAATCAAGAGCAAGTGGAGAGCCTTAATCGGCTTTTACCAACACTTACGGAGTCACAGAAAATTTGGCTGAGTGGGTATTTGTCAGCCCCTCATGCTACGGAATCTTCCATATTGGCCGGTTCTCCAGTGAGGGACGCCCCAGAAGCCGAATTGTCTCCAAACAAAGTTGCTCAGATTACTTCTCGTGAAGTGAGAATACTTTTTGGGTCTGATACTGGCAATGGGCAGGCGCTTGCTGAAGAGATGTTTCAGAAATTGGAAGAGCGCGATTTTAAGGTGTCTCTCTCTTCGTTTGATGATTTCAAGCCAAAAGACTTAAAAAAAGTCCAGGATTTGCTGATAGTGACGAGCACCCATGGAGAAGGAGATCCGCCAGATAATGCGCTCTCTTTTCATGAATTTCTACATAGCAAGCGAGCACCGAAGCTTGAGGATGTGCGGTTTTCAGTTCTTTCCTTGGGAGATCAATCCTATGAGTTCTTTTGTCAGACTGGCAAGGATTTTGACAAACGGCTGGAAGAATTGGGTGGGGAACGGCTTTATCCACGAATCGATTGTGACGTAGATTTTGATGAGCCTGCTGCTGATTGGGTTGAGGGTGTCTTAGGTACACTGCACGTGTCCCAGGAGGTTGATGATACAGTTGAAAACTTAGGGCAGGTTGATTCCAGCTTACTAACGACAAAAGATCCGGTGTATTCAAGGTCTAATCCCTTTAAGGCCGAAGTCTTAGAAAACTTGAATCTAAACGGGCGTGGATCTAATAAAGAAACCAGACATCTGGAGTTATCTCTTGAAGGATCTAATCTTGCATTTGAACCTGGAGACAGCTTGGGCATTTTTCCCAAAAATGATCCTAGTTTGGTAGATAAGTTGATCGAGCAGATTGGTTGGAATCCTGAAGATAGTGTACCAATAAATAAACAAGGTGAACAGCGCACATTGCGCGATGCTCTACTCTTTAATTTCGAGATTACTAGATTGACAAAGCCGTTGCTTGAGCAGGCGGCACAGCTTTTCACTAATGACGGCTTAAAAAAACTCGTAAAGCCAGGACAGGAGGAAGAACTAAAGTCTTATATTGATGGGCGGGACCTGCTTGATTTGGTCCAGGATTTCCAACCCCAGGGCGTTTCACCTAGTGAATTTATACAGGCACTTCGGAAGATTCCAGCTCGTCTCTACTCCATTACGAGTAGTTTTAAAGCGAACCCAGACGAGGTACATCTTACGATTGGAACGGTTAGATATCATGCACATGGCCGGGATCGAAAAGGCGTATGCTCTGGTGAGTGCGGGGAACGAGTAGAGCCTGGTGAATTCTTACCAGTGTATATCCAACACAATCGTAATTTTAAATTTCCTACCGATTCCAAAACGCCTGTGATCATGATTGGACCAGGAACAGGTGTCGCTCCTTTTAGATCTTTCCTGGAGGACCGTGAGGAATCAGGTATGGAAGGAAAAACCTGGTTATTCTATGGTGATCAGCACTTTTCCACGGACTTCCTTTATCAGATTGAATGGCAAAAATGGCTTAAGGAAGGTGTGTTATCCAGGATGGATGTCGCTTTTTCCCGTGATAGGCCTGAGAAGGTTTATGTACAGCACCGTATGCTTGAAAGAAGCAAGGACCTTTTTCAATGGTTAAAAGACGGAGCAAGTGTATATGTATGTGGCGATGAGAAACGTATGGCAAATGACGTTCATACTACACTGCTAACAATCATTAAACAAGAGGGGAACATGAGCCATGAGGAAGCGGAAGTTTATCTGAGTGAAATGCGACAGCAAAAACGTTATCAACGCGATATTTACTAA